The genomic segment GGGGTTGTGGAGGTCACCGTGGACCTATAGGACGGTTTCCTAGAGTCCGGGGTACCCGTGATCAGAGGGCGGTCTGAGGTTTGGCCCTCTGAAGCATCTTGTCACCCCGTGGCCCTGTAAGCCAATGGGGAGTGGCTGAAGGGGCTTGGTTAGAAAAGGGGCTGCCGTTGGGCATGCCCTGGCTTGCCCTTGGGCCTCTTGGTTCGGGAAAGGCCACAGCAGTGATTTTGCGTGTGCACGCTGACCATTCTTTGCAGAGGTTGTAGCGCATTGGAGACGATGGAGGacaaagaaaaccaaattccCGAGGCAGGCCAAAAGGATGCGGGGAGACCCAAAAGGCATTTGCATCCCAAAGGCTACTACCACGGGGTGGTGGATTTTTCCAAGCCCCTGTACCTCTTAGGAGCCCCTACAAGTCTCAGggagagcctgcctgaagaaccagaAAAGCTAAGAAGAAAATACAAGCCTGTAGAAAACCTATTTGTATTTACCGCAAAGCCCAAGcagaaaagcacaagaaagccgGCCTGTACTCTAATGTGGGGTGttgaggaagatgatgatgatgctttgcTTCAGTGTGATTGTGACCAATGGTTAAATAGAGATTTACAGAAGCCAACCGGAGAGAACCCGAAATCGGCAGAGGACGTGGATGGCTGTGTACTGGCAGCATTAGGCTCTGCGGGGGATAACGATGGTTCTGAGGAGCAGATGTTGGAAGAGGATCCAGATGAAGGCTTTTTGGGAGTGCTACAGAGCATCAAGTCAGCCTGGTAAGAGCAATTTTCTAAAAGATGTAGTTATGGGACCGTTATAAGGGCTTTAAAAGCCATAGTTAGGGGTTATGCTGGGGTTGGGGTCtaaggtctttttaaaaattactaaaagCTTGTTTCATTCTCAACCACAGGGAAGCTTGTTTCAAGCTCAAACACAGGAGAACCCTGGACATGAGGATAATGATGAGGATGCTGGGCTTGAGAGCGATTGTGTATATGGACCAAACAGAACTGACCTGAAAGCCAGTGGCCGTCCtctgaaaaaaagcaaagctaTGTGTGCTGGTATAAGGGGCTGTCTTTATGATATTCTGAAGAACATTCTGTCTGATCATCTGGTTCACATCTGCCAGGGTTGCAAGCAGGAACTTTGAGGACAAGAAGGTCATCCTTGCTTGTTCTGCTCCAATAATGATTTTTCTAGGATGGTGAACATTCTATGTattaaaatctgctttaaaaagtcCTTTATATTATCACAATGGTTGCTTACAGAAAGGATGTTCTATGTCTCACAATAAGGATGCTACGTTACGTAAAGAAAATTATGAAATGCTTAGAAACCTCTCAAAAGGCCTATCCCTTTTTAAATAGACTGTGGAGGCCAAAAGATGAGACATTTCTACAGGAAGTCTTATTAGTGATTAAAGGTTTGGACTATAAAAAATTCTACTGTGTTTGAATaaagcacttttgaaaaacacattgttctgttttatttgtgtCACCTGAGATACAGGCCTgccatttttgcatttaaaaggtGATAATTTTGAACTACTGAAGAATTCTTAAGTTTGCATGAGTGTATAATATGTCTTTGATACATGtttataataaaacattttatgtgACCACTGGGTGACCTAAAACTTTTTTAAAGGGTCAAAGGTTGATCATGCTTTTCTTGTGACGAAGGGGGCCCTTGAGTAACTTAGAGATATTATGGGGAAAACACAAATATATAGCTTTTCCCTTCAAATTGTAATGTAACAGACTCTTTTGACCCCTTTTTATACCCATGTTCGCTCCTCCTATCCAAATTTTAAATTGGTCATGGTTTTATTACTCCTCACACTTTTCCACTTGTCTAAAGCACTCTGtatttttaatgccaataaaggtctgtaTGTATTGACCCCTGTTTATTGTCACAACCCTCTTGCAGGGTGGGCtgagagggggggaaggaagctcACAGATTAGATGAATCTAGAATTTGCCATTCTGAAATTGTAAAAGGAGTCTAGAGGACTAAACCTGTTGAAAAATAAAGCCAGGGTTTACTCCAACCTTTAATTGCAAGACCTAAGGGGATTCTGTTAATGACAAGCCTACCTTTTAAATCCTTTAGTTCATGGATCATAGCCTAAGGCAAGTCATAATTTCTAAGTAGGCAGAATATGTCTTTGATACAGGTttacaataaaacattttatgtGACCACTGGGTGTGatcaaacacgggtccaaaaacacgtgtaagcctggacagagagcaatcaggagtttgcacatgctaaaatgggctgaatgagtccaaactcagctagccatgatacaacactccctcttacaggtctgcccacataagaacacccttgtactcttagatattattatgaaaaggtcaagtgggctttgtagtccttagacttaacttgcaccactgacaggactctaaataagctaggccgaggcagcactctcagatgaccctatgacaagtgtactgttcagaaaaccaattgagttttataatctttattttattaaagaataagcatgttactaagtatcaaagccaaattaaaccaaagcaaataaactagcattgtgctgtttagttacaaagatgtagtgaggcaaagaaaacatgaaaaatagaaaagtgttcaaaaaccttacaaaaacacaaaaagccattaaaaagaataaaaacagttccagtccaggaaattattagtaaaaacaatataatccaagtaggttataaaaaggctatagtcctcagtgatcctgtagaacaagaatcctgtactaaaaagaaaaattcagtaaaagtcccattgtccttagaaaagtcaaatccagtaaatgtaccatagtccttacaaaattacaagagcatagtccatatggagtattccaaggaaagaagtccataaagaatattccatagaacagtccatagaaaatagtccatgcgtagtccttagggaaaaatcccataagtccaaggataatccagtatagtaaaggttagtcccatgtgtcacgaatgactgaaggatcggtcttgaaagacaatgtccataggcaaaaagttcctttttcaagagtaactggcaagggctcatcgcaccttcccacgatgtcatccaatcagagttcgttactaggcaaacagtcctgttgcaccacatgatttctttctcatacgcaccagatgttatttgggttacggtggtttatcaaagagtcacaacaattcccatctatctaatcacacagagtcctttctcaggctttcagaataacattcactctgctcacctagaaaacaacttgtcagcatagcaaagatactttatacaaagaaacaagatggaacctctctggcttatttcttaattacaaaacccatatgcctttaaaagattttaactcaaaaacccatctcatcacaagcccccggaagattaacaaaattctcaaacaatttaagttttaattttgataactgaataagatgagatgtcataattaagcattaacaaaatagagaaagatattaacttgagcttaaagtaatacatttcaaatatgattctaaaatagcaaaacaattgttacatgagaactattataattacagtatttaccatacatgagagaaaattgcgttaggcacttctactagtctgaaaaacagaagaataaacatgttagtataattaatcaaatacatcactctgcatatgctcagataatactctagtcatcaaacagtaaaatagtgaaaccagggttaacatcataataacttgacaaaccaatatactgatatgaagtaataatagataaaacactctatgtatgctcaggaacattgtcatacagaatatcaagaaaattaaacatcagagctttatcaattctagccattttctccccttgcatctgcactaaacattcgagataaacagtgagcaattaaagcctcctttccaggtagatgttcaacatcaaaatcatacttttgcaatctgaaataccactgcattaatcttgggcttcgatatctctgcttctctaagaatgtcaaagcattttggtctgcttgaattggttcagggctgtaaattacaaggttgtctacatagccaatcacgtaatataaatcaccaaacaatttatcaaccaatttctgaaaagtaacataggtatttttcattccaggtgctaattttctgagttggtaaattccctgagggcaagtaaatgatgtataagggcgatgttcctctttaattaaaatctgataaagccctccatTTATTCccatcacagaaatgtattctgtttgctacaatttctaccaacatctCAGCACTGATTGTAGGAATTGTCTcagtgaacttatttaactggccaAAATCTAATTCCACTGTAGGATTAACATCCTGTTCGCCTTGACACATTGAAATAGTATTGAacacagctgttctacatggttcaatcactccttgtgaaataagactttcaacagttccagacactaaattgcccttagtcccttctaggtccatagaaacagaaacagcagtcaaaccatcattgactgtaataaaatgtttcaccacattagtttctcccggtgaattcgagaagacgttttggtgattagctaacacagactccaatatctgtcctgggctaaattgatccaTGCCTTCCatgccttggtccagaaatgccacacccctgaatacctgtattgctgaattagctgtgctatcaggtttggtcacaagatgccgctgttgcatcaaagttcccttgggagtactctgcatagcctcagaaacagtatcagcattctcaccacttccttggaaaataggctgttgaaaataagtatggtcccaaacctctgcttttctttctaaagatctttctgagaagattaactgtggtactgggccaaagtttccagatatgatttcagtctctggagaaacatcagtactttgtaatcccaaaaagttagcgcttcccccttcattggttgtgttagaaacagtctcacaatctgacaggttcaaatgcagctttctatctttaagcaagcttacagaattagctccacattcacttgtactactgaaacaatgtgaaagtccatgctgcaaaaccgctccactatcacctcctatggcacttggcaatgactctgagaaaaccttcactcctccagccttctcagcTGACTGTTCCTGTGcactgagtaggccacccccatGGTAAGTCTCATTACTCccaaactgccatgaagtacacggggtccctgtcaacctaacagtgtctgatttcactgttccctctgggctaagagaaggggggttgtttgagatctgacatgcatcaagatctgctgacacaagtcctggcaaagaattgagctgagtctctattacatcATCCTGCCGGTATCTTACTCCCCCTTGAActcctgttgcttctaagctgatgtgaggcctctcagtcacagcaattgctttaatgttttggaaaatcccttgctctccctcttctggcaaacccatagtctcatcccgaattatttcagagcttctcacctgtcctgggctctgaaaaagagctgagggCGGTGCTGAGTTGCATCCTaatgcactgaaattctctggagcactgcagttttcccttgcatCGTCCAATGCTAGTTCCTCCACGGAAACAGCTTGGTGAAGCgatgtttctttctcctgcattccttcctcaGCGCGCgactccagggcctgtgaatcctttgtttggacgggcgataaatcgctgtctcctctggaatgctcattagaattccactgggcctcgttaactctttccacacaagcaacTTGCATCTCAGGACCGCTCCCAATTGTCTGGAGCGTCttgttgcagtaatccccaagtgaaccctgctgagcttggaaaaacctttgcatcaagccaggttctgtgcttaaaaaacgttttaGAAGTAAGTTTTCCTGGTACAGTTGTTCTATAAGCGAATCTCtcgaattttctgcttggcttgctcgaaaaatcccgaagccacttccaagattctatCCACGGTTGCTGGCTGATCTTGCTTCCCCatattctgctggcaatctagcctaggctaggtcagcaataaaaacaaaacaaaagaaaaaaaattaaaaatctcctctgcaccttcgaccaactgctgtcactctgctatcctaagatatgcaaaggggacagacagctgccaaaaccaaaataaaattaaaaattttctctgcacctttgaccaactgctgtcactctgtgatcctaagatctgtgagaggacagacagatgccaaaaccaaaataaaattaaaaatcttctctgcacctttgaccaactgctgtcactctgctatcctaagataggcgagaggacaaacagctgccaaaccaaaataaaattaaaaatcttctctgcacctttgaccaactgctgtcactctgctatcctaagataggcgagaagacaaacagctgccaaaccaaaatactgaaaaatccaaaagagaaaagaaaactgtgaccactctgtgaactctaaagttacagagatgatcaatgactgagctgggtgcagatagatatccTAAGATCAtggggcatgactctaggccaagccagatgcagctaggtactcctgacagatcctaagatcgtagtagGAGACCCAGATCTaggctggaacacggccaggtccCCCGgtaaatcctaagattataggagtacgcttaggccaaaacaagctgaatgcaagtcccagaacaaagtagccagagtcatttatgcaatcctaagattgtgaaatgaccccCGCAACTTGGGTGCTATTACAGAGGCAGGGTCATCCCTGACAGATCCTAAAATCTTGGAattacttcactacaacgttgtaacaacctgcacatgcctactgattcaatccaattgtttcctaacagtttacttgtcccactgggaatctctttcttaaaagagcaccccagattctaacacacattaccacagcctgaagatttaacacctctcaccacagcctaattgctggcaaacagcgtttcctaggaagctactgttcacactcagggaagcacttagctccttgaagcctcagtgtccctctgcaatcaaaacttagcttgtggatcagagtcactcaagctgctagatagaacaaagattggtcatcctgaggtactacaaaacccagcacgtggtccatcgcgcagctgccaccatgtgatcaaacacgggtccaaaaacacgtgtaagcctggacagagagcaatcaggagtttgcacatgctaaaatgggctgaatgagtccaaactcagctagccatgatacaacactccctcttacaggtctgcccacataagaacacccttgtactcttagatattattatgaaaaggtcaagtgggctttgtagtccttagacttaacttgcaccactgacaggactctaagtaagctaggccgaggcagca from the Pogona vitticeps strain Pit_001003342236 chromosome 3, PviZW2.1, whole genome shotgun sequence genome contains:
- the LOC144588125 gene encoding uncharacterized protein LOC144588125; protein product: MQRFFQAQQGSLGDYCNKTLQTIGSGPEMQVACVERVNEAQWNSNEHSRGDSDLSPVQTKDSQALESRAEEGMQEKETSLHQAVSVEELALDDARENCSAPENFSALGCNSAPPSALFQSPGQVRSSEIIRDETMGLPEEGEQGIFQNIKAIAVTERPHISLEATGVQGGVRYRQDDVIETQLNSLPGLVSADLDACQISNNPPSLSPEGTVKSDTVRLTGTPCTSWQFGSNETYHGGGLLSAQEQSAEKAGGVKVFSESLPSAIGGDSGAVLQHGLSHCFSSTSECGANSVSLLKDRKLHLNLSDCETVSNTTNEGGSANFLGLQSTDVSPETEIISGNFGPVPQLIFSERSLERKAEVWDHTYFQQPIFQGSGENADTVSEAMQSTPKGTLMQQRHLVTKPDSTANSAIQVFRGVAFLDQGMEGMDQFSPGQILESVLANHQNVFSNSPGETNVVKHFITVNDGLTAVSVSMDLEGTKGNLVSGTVESLISQGVIEPCRTAVFNTISMCQGEQDVNPTVELDFGQLNKFTETIPTISAEMLVEIVANRIHFCDGNKWRALSDFN